The Hevea brasiliensis isolate MT/VB/25A 57/8 chromosome 1, ASM3005281v1, whole genome shotgun sequence DNA segment TCTAACAGCCATAACAGCCATACAGCACAGCTCCAATTCTCCCGCCTTTCCTCTTAAGCTCAGCGCACCATTTTGCGTTATTCTTATAACAAGTACTTAGTGTCACTGTAATTATGATGAGAAACAATATTCTTTTAGTAAACTTCTTTGAATAGGGATTTGTTTATTCATTATTGTAAATCACTTCTGTTTAGATTTGTGTTGCTTATAAATCGTAGCATGTAAGGTGTTCCCAAAAGCTTGTGGTCACACACGTGGTAGGAAAGTGGTGTCTAGAGAAGAAGCAGTGATGCATATAAAAGCAGCTGTTGATGCTCGGGAAGAGGTTGGCTCTGACATTGTTATTGTTGCACGAACTGATTCTCGACAAGCAATATCCTTGGATGAATCACTTTGGAGGTCAAGAGCTTTTGCTGATGCTGGAGCTGATGTTCTTTTTATCGATGCACTAGCTTCAAGAGAAGAGATGAAGTCTTTCTGTGAAATCTCTCCTCTAGTTCCAAAAATGGTAAATTTCTTTTCCTCAGTGTAAGACCAAATTGGACTTGTAATGGTGTGTGGAGTAATTAACTTTACCGTTTTATGTCTCTATAAAATTATTGCATCACATCCCATAAAAAATAATAGCTAGGTTTATCATTATAATCTGAAACAGGGATACAATGTCTTCtcaattttcactttttcgtaaGTTGGAGTCATTGGAGTTTGCCTTGTTAGATCATGTACCTATTCACATAATTAATCATGTGATAAAATGCTTTATTGATGATGCTCACATAATTTTCACATCTCTGCTTTTCTTTCACTTGTTTTTCTCTGATAATACAGATGTCGTCCAAGTATTCATTTTTAGCATTTGATTTTCATGAACCTCATATCAAAATTATGATGTTATTggtattttattttatcaaaGTATCAAGGCTATTCAGGAATTCTAATATGTGAAGTGTAGATGATGGTAGAGTTGTTTGATTCCTTTTAAAATTGTGTGTAATGATGCATATTTTAGAAATcaacatttaatttcttttaatctgGATATAACTAGGTAAATTGACTCGTTATAGTCTGCTTCAGTTAATTTAAAAACAACAATGTGATAAATGGCACACAGCCTTGTCTTGAATAATCCTCTATCCCTCTTTAAGAGGTTTTAGGTCTATTCATACATATGAATTGGtcacaaaataattataaatattacaaAGATAAATACGAATAAATATGGCTAATTACATTTATAATATATATCTGTAACATTGAAAAGGGCAGGTTATTTAATGATGAGATGAATTAGATTCTACTAGCAAATATATTTGGCATCTTTAGTGAATAAAAGCAGGATGACTTTGCTGAAGTTGTATGACATTTATAGAGATATGTTGTTCTTTATATGGGATTTAAATCAGCAAACAACCACCACTATCTTGACGATAACAACCACTAGAGATATGCTGCTCTTTAAAGAAGTTATTGCTTAATTTTTTGCTCTCTCACTTCCATCTAGGCCATTTTTTAGAATATATCAATTTGTAAGACATAACTCAGATGAGCTGCCAACATCAATCTTCCTAAGTAACATGCTTTCCAGTGCATGCCATTATTATAAAGCTTTTGTATTCCTATGCAGGCCAATATGCTTGAAGGAGGGGGGAAAACTCCAATACTCAATCCTTTGGAACTTGAGGAAGTTGGATATAAACTTGTGGCTTACCCTCTTTCCTTGATCGGGGTATCTATACAAGCGATGCAGGTCATATAACTAAACCtttgaaagaaagaaaaattgtgtttgaaaactttaattaaacatttATCTTTTGATGAATAACAATGGCAAAGCTTgatttcaataaattaaaatgaaaatgtttttaaaaaattcattagTACTGATCCTGTTGTAATTTTGATCTATTCTGAGCATAATGCATCATACTTAATTGCATAAACTCGTAAACTAGTATATTTTTATGACTATGTGATCTTTTCTTTCTACAAAGAATATAGGAATGTAAATGTTgatattttctctaatacttgaTTATTATTTTTTGCATAGTTTGTTTTTATAGTTGATATTTTCTCTTTCCTTGATTTATTATTGCAAACTGCAATTCTGGATGAACTTTCTAACTGCTGTTCGATTGAATATTGCTGCAAATGACTCTGTAATTGAATGCAAAAGATAGGTTGTTTGGTCAAGCCTGAAAAATATGAAACTCTATTGTTTTACCAAAGATTCTAACTTTTCGTGGTTCACTTGTAGGATGCATTAACTGCCATTAAAGGAGGTCGGATTCCTCCTCCTGGAAGCATGCCGACTTTTGAAGGAATAAAGGAAATATTAGGTTTCAACTCTTATTATGAAGAAGAGAAGCGGTATGCTATCAGCACAAGTCAAATGCTTAGGCCAGGAGGTGAGTGAGAATTGGACCTTTACACCTGGACCAGCTTGATTTGCCTAAGAACTATCTTACTTTGAACTTTGCTAAGATATTTTAGGTGTTCTAGCATGTCAATAATCAAAGCTTCAAAGCTAGATTTTTTTTTCCCTGGTTCATTTTGTTACTCTCCTCATTAGAGTTTCTTGTTTCTTTGTTAAGTGAAAGATTGGTTTGGTAAATCCTCCAATCTAAATACTTAAACTACTGTCTGGAAAGAGGCAGGAAACCCATCTAAGAGCTTATCTTATTGTCATGGGACAATGTACTCAAACATCACCTTTCATGTTCAGGCGAAGAAAAAGGCACAAGTTCCTTCCTTTGAGCTCTTTAACAACTATTATAGCTCACAAGTTCCTTCTTTTGCATGGACAGTTCCCAATTGAGAACTATATTAGCTTTTCAACAAAGCCATGTGACTATGGACTCTTACTTTCTTCTTTGTTTTTCCTAAATTTAGTCTTAATATAAACTTTATAATTTCCCATCTATCAACCGGCTACTATGCAAGTCTAAGATAAGACAGCCTGCTATTACTTGTTGTAATTCTGATAAATGTAGGTTATACATCAGCAAGCAGTAATGTATATGGTATACAACGGAGGTCTCCAGATGATACACAGCAGAGAAGTCAAAGTCCTCAAGATCCTGTTGTTGAAGTGATAACTCCTGATGTATACAATAACTATGGTGCAGATGGTTTAAGAGATCCATTTTCTGGGATCTGGTCTCGGACATTGAGAATCAAAATAACTGGAAGAGATGGATTTGAAAAACTTGATGTTAGGATTCCTGTGAGTTATCCCTTTCCTCTTCTATTGCTGCTTGTTGCTATAATTAGACATCTAATTTCTCTTTCGATTCCTCATCAATATTGCTTTTTCTAACTGTTAACTGATATCTAGTTATCTATGTTTCCCACTAAAAATAAAATCCGATAATGTAGGTTTGCCATTTCATGCTTTTCAAATTATTGAGAGCTGAGCAGTAAATTTACAGTATAAAAGGAGGAAATAGATCAATACCCATTTTTTAGTGAAAAGTGCAACACCCAGTATGAGCATTACCTAATTTGAGTAATCGACTTGACTGACACCATTGCTACACTTGTTAACAATATTATGTGACATTGGTAGTTGTAACACTAGTAAAATAAACGAAGTGGACACAGCAGAACCTTGAACTTCCAACTAGTTAACATTGTGTAGGTAGAATCCTACTGTGTGTAGGCTACCAATCCCACCACTGGTTATATCAATAATGGTAGATGCAAGATGGTGGAATTACCCGCCTTGATGAGTTACTCTAATAATTTTGTTGCAGCAGCAGAAGgtagagagaaaaagaaagaaaatttccaattttattaatattgaaaCCTCTGTATTACAGAATATTCTTGTAGTCCTGTTTATGGGCTAAACCCTTGAAGTAATTGGGAATGACAATCCTACTAAACAGGAAATATAATAAAAGTTCCTCAATAAAATAACTTCCTAAATACTGAAGATCCTAAAGTAGATTCACCAGTCTTCCTGTATAGAAAATCAAAATCTGGAAGTTATAAGAAAATATTCCTAAGCAAAACTTTAACTTAAAGGTTAAGCAATTAAGAATTGATATAAAAATATGGAAATTTATTGCAAGTATTTGCTTATTGAATAAGCTTGGGACATTTTTGAATCATCATGTGTCTAAACtcattatttttctttcttttttgttgTGTCCATTACTTTCCATATAATTGGAACCAGTACTGATTGAGGCCAAATGTATTCTTATGAGTTATGATTGGATATattctaatatatttttatttttattttttttgctttttgtaACATTCTAAAACCATATATTTCAGAAATTCCAATTGATTTCATGCATACAAATACATTGCATCTGTCTTCCTGCATAAATCTATGGTTAACGGTCTACAGATGCATGCTGCAGCCTCTATTTGTTCATTCCTCTTTGAAGGATCTTGATATAAGATGGGATTGCTTGTAGCACTACTAATACCCCTTATTTATACTTCAAAAATATATAGTGCCCAGTAGCACATCTTACATTCATTGTTGTAGATCATGACAGAGAATTTCGCATCAGCAGGCACATTCTATTTTCTATGGAACCTAAGTGCATTCATGACTATTTGAACAGAGAAGATGCTACTTGTGCCAGGATGGTGGAGTGTCCTCCATCCCATCACTTTTAGAGATAGACATGGGGGGTGGATTGTTTAATTAAATGAAACATTTCCTCTACTGCTCTATTTTTTCTCTTGGAATGCAcaagtttttatctcattttgtaGTGACACTTCATATCTTCAGTTTTGACATTTTGAAATAATTCATATATTACAAAAATTAATGATCCATCTGTTCTAATTTTATCTTCTGCATCACCAATAATTTGTTTCATAAAATACACTAATATtctctctctcctttttttttgGTGTCTTTTTCTCCATGTATTGGCAGGCTGGGTTCTTAGAAGGTATCACAAATATTGTTCCAGGTATTATCAATATCTCCCAAAATTATTCACAATGACTACTTTATGGAAATAACTGAAAtgtgagaaaaaaaattttgctCATTTTTGATAAACAGCTTTGGGGGGTGTGAACATCAAAGAGCTCTTGGATGATGCAGCTGGAGAAGTAGGAGGCAAGTTGTTGTTGGATTTTAATGATACCATGGGTGACAGAATTCAAGTACTTCTAGAATAATTTTTTCCCAAGCCAATGGAAAGGTatctttttttaaatttctttttgaattaTCTTGTACATTTTTTTAGTGATACCATGCTGTACATGTATTTCAGCTTTGAGGGGTGTCAATATCAAAGAGCTCTTGGATGATGCAACCGGGAACTAGAAGACAAGTTGttggattttaaattttaattataacgtGGGTGACAGAATTCAAGTATTTCTAGAATAAAATTTTTTCCCCAAGTCAATGGAAAAGGTACCTCTAACTTTAGGTAAAACAACTTTTCAATTCAGCAGTTCTTTCTATTTCTTCTTATATAGTCCCTTTTTTTTTTGACTTGTTCAATTTAGAAGTGTTTTGTTCCTCAAATGCGAACTCTAGAAGACAATCTGAAAAATCAGACATCATAAAATAGGAAAACAGTAATTGGAAAATATCACAGTTCTTCTTTCCCTTCTGACAATGAATGAAACCCTCGATTTGAACAGCCATCACACTAGACTTGTTTTACCTCAACCTATTATTCTGTTAGAAGAATATCATTATGAGTACAACAGTGTTAGGCAAAGCATGCCTAATGACCCAATATAATGTAGTTTATGCTAGAATATTATTTAGAAAAAGGATTCGAACCAAATGTCATTATAGGATTCTTTCAATTCACAATATACCCTCAAAGTAAACCAACACTAAATTTATCGACAAGTACAACATTTCTTGTGCCATGCAAAGAAATTGATATTTTTCTTGTATAGGGACAACAAATTGAGTTTTTCCCCCTACTCTTGTCAACCTGAAATATAGTAAGAGTTGGAGTGGCAATTTAATGTGCTCTACACCATGTATAGGAGTTAAAGTAGCAATTTAATATTCTCCACCCCATGTATATTTTGATGAGTGGATTCAATGGGTTTTCTGTATATTTCATTATCAAGAAATAGTTACATATATGTATACACATCTAGTCTCTTAACTAATTAGGAATATAATCCCCATGAATATGCTATAATCCTTATGAATCTGCTTCTAACTAGGAATACAATAGTTAAACAAATATATACATGGTTGACTTCTTGTAACATATATCAAACACTtggttctttcataataattacaaTGACATTAAGTGCTCtagtttgatttttaattttaatttagttaGAATGCATGAGTGCCTTCTCTGATACTTCCTTTTGGTTCCTATAAATTCACATTTATACTAATAGAACTCAAATTCAAGTATGAAGATGGTTGGTGTCACAATATCATGAAACACTTGCTTATGAGGGATTTTTTTCTCTTCTCCGTCTTTGTTAGGTTGTTGAATCAACCTCTCTTATTGTTTGTTCGTCCTTCTTCCTTAGTTTTGAGAAGACATCAAAATATCTTTGATCCATGGAACATCTTTGATGCAATTCTAATAGAAAAGAGAGAATAGAAGAAGAATACTCAAATAAGAGAGAAACATCTAGAGAGAAGAGTAGTTTCATTCAATTAATATAGTAATGATCTTCTAAAATTAGAGATCAAACTAGCTAACTAATAGCTTAACAACTCTCTAACTGATAGCTAAAATCCAACAACTCATCCCTTTACTCAAACAACATGTATCAATACTCTCCTCCTTAAGATTCCTTGTCCTCAAGGAATATAGTTCTGCTATAAATGTCCAAGAAGAGTTTATAGAAGAATGAGTAGCACCTAGCTCATGGTCATGCAGATGCACATAGTTGTAGAACACATTAATCTAACTGAAAAGAGAGTTCAATTGAAATTGAATTTCTTGTTATTTGAAGAGAAGCCTCTTTATCTAGCATTTTATCATTTTCAAATGTCCAATTGAAATTGAATTTCTTTGCAATTTGAAGAACTTCATCTTGTATTGTATCATTTCCAAATGACCAATTGAATTTTGTCTTAATATTTGTTTCATCTTGCATCTGATTCTTTCTGCATCTAACTCTAATACTTCCACCACATTTATGCCCTCTGACATGAAATCTCTTTTTCTACAAGTAAAATTACAACCAACCATTGGACCCCGAAAGACCCATGTCTGCTCAACTGCAGATGCAACAATAGTAGGAAGCAATTGAAATTGCAGGAGacccaaaatatcaaaataaacatAGCAAGGAGCTTCCCAAGGACAACCAGCTTTATGGCCATCATCCACCTGTTTGGCAAATGCTTCACCAGCGACTCTTTAGGCATATGCTAATAAGCTAGCTATCTTATGCATAAAACCAAGTAGAAGAAAAGCACCAAACAAATCTTGCTTATTAA contains these protein-coding regions:
- the LOC110643581 gene encoding uncharacterized protein LOC110643581; protein product: MGLSILDSAMNPQAIGTCRDYSVSLAYSYTFPNSLPTSNFKSHFIPQNLTFRKSKTTFSATRPTRSLVICSAERTSPAKALRLILGSPGIHQGPACFDALSAKLVERAGFDYCFTSGFSISAARLALPDTGFISYGEMVDQGQLITQAVSIPIIGDGDNGYGNAMNVKRTVKGYIKAGFAGIILEDQVFPKACGHTRGRKVVSREEAVMHIKAAVDAREEVGSDIVIVARTDSRQAISLDESLWRSRAFADAGADVLFIDALASREEMKSFCEISPLVPKMANMLEGGGKTPILNPLELEEVGYKLVAYPLSLIGVSIQAMQDALTAIKGGRIPPPGSMPTFEGIKEILGFNSYYEEEKRYAISTSQMLRPGGYTSASSNVYGIQRRSPDDTQQRSQSPQDPVVEVITPDVYNNYGADGLRDPFSGIWSRTLRIKITGRDGFEKLDVRIPAGFLEGITNIVPALGGVNIKELLDDAAGEVGGKLLLDFNDTMGDRIQVLLE